In Fibrobacter sp. UWB15, the following proteins share a genomic window:
- a CDS encoding aminotransferase class I/II-fold pyridoxal phosphate-dependent enzyme, producing the protein MNYNPLAQALNAELSANGCKVLDMLSEQGKAIFFPRKGILGQGAEAKGSEINATIGTALEDDGSPLVLDCVLKSLNLPKQSFLYAPSFGNPDLRKEWKKQVIIKNPTLANKNFSTPVVTCALTHAISCAGYLFLDAGDEVIIPDLYWDNYELVFENARGAKIKTFNTFKNGGFDTEALKAALEASKGDKKVVLLNFPNNPTGYTATETEAVEIAKILTECAAKGNKVVALLDDAYFGLVYEEGVTKESLFVKLVDAHENLLAVKLDGPTKEDYVWGFRVGFMSFGFKGATEAQLKALEDKAAGTVRGNISNAPSISQKILLAAYQSPEYAQQKAEKYATLKKRYDIIKEVLAAHPEYKDAFDPMPCNSGYFMCIKPKGVDAEQLREKLIKDYSTGTIMLSGLIRLAFSAVPTEKLPKLFDNIYNCILKMK; encoded by the coding sequence ATGAACTACAATCCTTTAGCACAGGCTCTGAATGCAGAACTTTCCGCCAACGGCTGCAAAGTTCTCGACATGCTCTCTGAACAGGGCAAGGCGATTTTCTTCCCCCGCAAGGGAATCTTGGGCCAGGGCGCCGAAGCCAAGGGCTCCGAGATCAACGCTACGATTGGCACCGCCCTCGAAGACGACGGCTCTCCGCTCGTGCTGGATTGCGTCCTCAAGTCCCTGAATCTGCCCAAGCAGTCCTTCCTGTACGCCCCGAGCTTCGGTAACCCGGACCTCCGCAAGGAATGGAAGAAGCAGGTCATCATCAAGAACCCGACGCTTGCAAACAAGAACTTCAGCACGCCGGTCGTGACCTGCGCCCTCACCCACGCCATCAGCTGCGCCGGCTACCTGTTCCTCGACGCCGGTGACGAAGTGATTATCCCGGACCTGTACTGGGACAACTACGAACTCGTGTTCGAAAACGCCCGCGGTGCCAAGATCAAAACTTTCAACACCTTCAAGAACGGCGGCTTCGACACTGAAGCCCTCAAGGCTGCTCTCGAAGCTAGCAAGGGCGACAAGAAGGTCGTGCTCCTGAACTTCCCGAACAACCCGACCGGTTACACCGCTACCGAAACTGAAGCTGTCGAGATCGCAAAGATCCTTACCGAATGCGCCGCCAAGGGCAACAAGGTGGTGGCTCTCCTCGACGACGCTTACTTCGGACTGGTGTACGAAGAAGGCGTGACCAAGGAATCCCTGTTCGTCAAACTCGTGGACGCTCACGAAAACCTCCTCGCCGTCAAGCTCGACGGTCCGACCAAGGAAGACTACGTATGGGGCTTCCGCGTGGGCTTCATGAGCTTCGGCTTCAAGGGTGCTACCGAAGCACAGCTCAAGGCTCTCGAAGACAAGGCCGCCGGTACCGTCCGTGGCAACATTTCCAACGCCCCGAGCATCAGCCAGAAGATTCTGCTTGCCGCTTACCAGAGCCCGGAATACGCCCAGCAGAAGGCCGAAAAATACGCCACTTTGAAGAAGCGCTACGACATCATCAAGGAAGTCTTGGCCGCCCATCCGGAATACAAGGACGCCTTCGACCCGATGCCGTGCAACAGCGGTTACTTTATGTGCATCAAGCCGAAGGGCGTCGACGCAGAACAGCTCCGCGAAAAGCTCATCAAGGACTACAGCACGGGCACAATCATGCTTTCTGGCCTGATCCGCCTCGCTTTCTCTGCCGTTCCGACCGAAAAGCTTCCCAAGCTCTTCGACAATATCTATAATTGCATTTTGAAGATGAAGTAA